Proteins encoded in a region of the Planctomycetota bacterium genome:
- a CDS encoding ornithine cyclodeaminase family protein, which yields MAAIYLTEADVDRLVDMPTAIDQVEEAFRQLGAGNAQNVPRVRARGEGIVLHSMSSAASYLGYVGWKCYTTTKQGARFLMCLADMSGAIVALLDADRLGQLRTGATTGVAAEWLAPRGATEVGLFGTGKQARTQLAALCVARPIKRAFVYSRSVERREAFANEMSQALGIEVDEVDRPQDAVEDLPVVITATSSAEPVFQGQDLAEGTLICAVGSNWPTRAEIDAATVERADNVVCDSVEACRHEAGDFAEAIARGVFKYSRAVDLAAVVCGKATGRSRPDSIVLFKSVGLALEDVALAAHIVGRARVEGIGVALPF from the coding sequence ATGGCCGCCATCTACCTGACCGAAGCCGACGTGGATCGCCTGGTCGACATGCCGACGGCCATCGATCAGGTCGAAGAGGCTTTTCGACAATTGGGGGCTGGCAACGCCCAGAATGTTCCCCGCGTCCGAGCGCGCGGCGAGGGAATCGTGTTGCACTCGATGTCGTCCGCGGCGTCGTATCTGGGCTACGTCGGCTGGAAGTGTTACACCACGACTAAGCAAGGGGCGCGGTTCCTGATGTGCCTGGCCGACATGTCGGGTGCGATCGTGGCGCTGCTGGACGCCGACCGGTTGGGCCAATTACGGACGGGCGCGACGACGGGCGTGGCCGCCGAGTGGCTGGCGCCGCGCGGGGCGACCGAAGTTGGGCTGTTCGGCACCGGTAAGCAGGCCCGCACGCAGTTGGCGGCCCTGTGCGTGGCCCGGCCCATCAAGCGGGCCTTTGTTTACAGTCGCTCGGTCGAACGCCGCGAGGCGTTCGCCAACGAGATGTCACAAGCGCTGGGCATCGAAGTCGATGAAGTCGATCGGCCGCAAGACGCCGTGGAAGATTTGCCGGTCGTGATCACGGCCACGTCGAGCGCCGAGCCAGTGTTCCAGGGGCAAGACCTGGCCGAAGGGACGCTGATCTGTGCCGTGGGATCGAACTGGCCGACGCGCGCGGAAATCGACGCGGCGACGGTCGAGCGGGCGGACAATGTGGTCTGTGACAGCGTCGAGGCTTGTCGCCACGAAGCGGGAGATTTCGCCGAGGCGATCGCGCGCGGCGTGTTTAAGTATTCACGCGCGGTTGATCTGGCGGCCGTGGTTTGTGGTAAAGCCACTGGACGCAGCCGGCCCGACAGCATTGTGCTGTTCAAGAGCGTGGGGCTGGCGCTGGAAGACGTGGCCCTGGCGGCGCATATCGTCGGACGAGCTCGCGTCGAGGGAATTGGCGTGGCGCTGCCATTCTAG
- a CDS encoding M48 family metalloprotease, which translates to MSRSATNQGGNSLAPPRVLTTPWWRGAMVGAVALAVSLFASTACRAGDAADQVLIDQVYQRLLAVVDPVAGMPWPPKVRIDEKDETNAYAHMRGDDDKESPEIVIHRTLLKQVVQGKPGRLAYLLGHELSHVLCGHVQRTLRNKTEFVRVAASREQELEADLRGVEIAIKAGYPRDELIDCLHAFIALKDVTSFEGLQSDHPSWHDRLAHLDRNHARLARASAAFHTGNRLLMLEQYDSAVHCFRSATHEFPKCQEAWCNLGYAHLLQYCDLLTAENLKTMNVGQLVLTGFYRQSTLLDGEFEKDGVKPGSTSGPNEDIWNDAVKALSEALRLDPQSVVANANMGAAYMLAPDGKDYVKAGEYFGRALAGKSRHDDSDKTAASLLEVALLTNSSVSDFSNGRSDDAAKKLEQAEQRLAKAAGSSSDAHVNSALLYNRALVMSAAKDVATRKQAVKLWENYLHRSSPSPWWEMAHAKYLQLCTDMKVKAKEREQLLAGRERSLRMVTSVTVPGVGPITLTDSWQAVQETLGNTTLKPEVPRTSIQRAIYSEYGVELIIDDDEVLAIVLPTKQSPPLVVRESGTDADTMKLNVGMSRDELEQVLTQIPEYGHFIDPEANYRLYRNLGLAVRVQQGRVTELIVARIPEVPVH; encoded by the coding sequence ATGAGCCGCTCAGCGACGAACCAGGGTGGAAATTCGTTAGCCCCGCCGCGCGTCCTTACAACGCCGTGGTGGCGAGGCGCGATGGTCGGCGCGGTGGCCCTGGCGGTCAGTCTATTCGCGTCAACTGCCTGTCGCGCCGGCGACGCCGCCGATCAGGTGCTAATCGACCAGGTGTACCAGCGGTTGCTGGCGGTCGTCGATCCGGTGGCCGGTATGCCCTGGCCCCCCAAGGTTCGCATCGATGAAAAGGACGAGACCAACGCCTATGCGCACATGCGCGGCGACGACGACAAGGAATCGCCCGAGATCGTCATTCACCGCACGCTGCTCAAGCAAGTGGTCCAAGGCAAACCCGGCCGGCTGGCCTACCTGCTGGGGCACGAACTGAGCCACGTCCTGTGTGGCCACGTTCAGCGCACGCTGAGGAACAAGACCGAGTTCGTCCGCGTGGCGGCCTCGCGCGAGCAGGAGCTCGAGGCCGACCTGCGCGGTGTCGAGATCGCCATCAAGGCCGGCTATCCGCGCGACGAACTGATTGATTGCCTACACGCATTCATCGCCCTGAAAGACGTCACCAGCTTCGAAGGCTTGCAGTCGGATCACCCCAGTTGGCACGACCGGCTGGCGCATCTCGACCGGAATCACGCCCGGCTGGCCCGCGCCTCGGCCGCGTTTCACACCGGCAACCGGTTGCTGATGCTCGAACAATACGACTCGGCCGTCCATTGCTTCCGCTCGGCGACGCACGAGTTCCCCAAGTGCCAAGAGGCCTGGTGCAATCTGGGCTACGCCCACCTGCTGCAGTATTGCGATCTGCTGACAGCCGAGAACTTGAAGACCATGAACGTCGGCCAGTTGGTGCTAACCGGCTTCTATCGGCAGTCGACGCTGCTGGACGGCGAATTCGAAAAAGACGGCGTCAAGCCGGGTAGCACCAGCGGCCCAAACGAGGATATCTGGAACGACGCGGTCAAAGCCCTGAGCGAGGCGCTGCGGCTTGATCCGCAATCGGTTGTGGCCAACGCCAACATGGGCGCCGCCTACATGCTCGCGCCCGATGGCAAGGATTACGTAAAGGCCGGCGAGTACTTTGGCCGGGCTTTGGCTGGCAAATCGCGGCACGACGATAGCGACAAGACGGCCGCGTCATTGCTCGAAGTGGCGCTGTTGACCAATTCAAGTGTCAGCGATTTCTCGAACGGCCGCTCGGACGACGCAGCCAAAAAGCTCGAACAGGCCGAACAGCGCCTGGCCAAGGCCGCGGGAAGTTCCAGCGACGCGCATGTGAACTCGGCCTTGCTTTACAACCGGGCGCTGGTTATGTCGGCGGCCAAGGATGTCGCCACGCGCAAACAAGCAGTCAAGCTGTGGGAAAACTATCTGCATCGCTCCAGCCCGTCGCCCTGGTGGGAAATGGCCCATGCCAAGTACTTGCAGCTATGCACCGATATGAAAGTGAAAGCCAAAGAGCGCGAGCAACTGCTGGCCGGGCGCGAACGGAGCCTGCGGATGGTCACGTCGGTGACCGTGCCCGGCGTTGGCCCCATCACGCTCACCGACAGTTGGCAGGCCGTGCAAGAAACATTGGGCAACACCACTCTAAAGCCCGAGGTGCCGCGCACTTCGATCCAGCGCGCGATCTACTCTGAGTACGGCGTCGAGTTGATCATCGACGACGATGAAGTGCTGGCCATCGTGCTGCCTACGAAACAGTCGCCGCCGCTAGTGGTGCGCGAGTCGGGAACCGACGCCGATACCATGAAACTCAACGTCGGCATGAGTCGCGACGAACTCGAACAGGTGCTCACTCAAATACCCGAGTACGGACACTTCATCGATCCCGAAGCCAACTACCGGCTCTATCGGAATCTGGGCCTGGCGGTTCGAGTGCAACAAGGGCGAGTCACCGAGTTGATTGTCGCCCGCATTCCCGAAGTTCCGGTCCATTGA